A window of the Oryza brachyantha chromosome 5, ObraRS2, whole genome shotgun sequence genome harbors these coding sequences:
- the LOC121054480 gene encoding uncharacterized protein LOC121054480: MAAWVSLPGMVRWWEEWQLRVLALSSLFLQCFLFVSATFRRYRIPALFRACIWLAYLGSDALAIYGLATLFNRHRNRQAAAGGGGRGGSSMVEVMWAPVFLTHLGGQDSISAYNIEDNELWARHAVAMSSQAAVSVYVFCRSWSGGAVPLRCPVVLFVAGFLKMGHRLWALRRASIVRLAAVSSSARHRRSDDATAEEDQEQGHVSLDSYVRQASEPATMNTDHEQRNDGENQNRRAARRRSRKQRDQLLAPKILDALMELFIDFPAPYARRLGYLRSFMALHSYDAYYDLCNLLDLAFQFFYTKKNAAYTTAGVFLWSLNFMLAITAAAGFDGLDSNKAGLDRDDVRVTYILLCSAIAMEFSTLLWLADAKWVPLWMLPPEMQRTVVQLNLIGFAARSRWPTTPMRIAALFGCKNYVNQHWYLEHRSSTARTVEFIRRDVKHGWAELRSAGDYRRFSDRRGQWTLRRELCSRELGWSVTELPFDEAVVVWHVATTMCLHCTDIPPAAADADERAAAACSMEISNYMMYLLLFQPGMLMPGTQQSLFAVACREIRHALGDRVFRQRLSERDLARWLAGGDEPTAAEEGGGGGRHLADARRLAGAVMRLDAGRRLRVIGGVWVEMICYSASRCRGFLHSKSLGAGGEFLTVVWLLLHRMGMESLADKLQRPELPEPADAAGE; the protein is encoded by the coding sequence atggcGGCATGGGTTTCCTTGCCCGGGATGGTGCGGTGGTGGGAAGAATGGCAGCTCCGCGTGCTCGCACTCAGCAGCCTCTTCCTCCAGTGCTTCCTCTTCGTCTCGGCCACCTTCCGGAGGTACCGCATCCCGGCGCTCTTCAGGGCATGCATCTGGCTGGCCTACCTTGGCAGCGACGCTCTGGCGATCTATGgcctcgccaccctcttcaATCGCCACAGGaatcgtcaagccgccgccggcggcggcgggcgcgggggaTCTTCCATGGTAGAGGTGATGTGGGCGCCCGTCTTCCTCACCCACCTGGGCGGCCAGGACAGCATATCCGCGTACAACATCGAGGACAACGAGCTGTGGGCGCGGCACGCGGTGGCCATGTCGTCCCAGGCCGCGGTGTCCGTCTACGTGTTCTGCAGGTCGTGGTCCGGCGGGGCGGTGCCGCTGCGCTGCCCCGTTGTGCTGTTCGTCGCCGGGTTCCTCAAGATGGGCCACAGGCTGTGGGCTCTGCGGCGAGCCAGTATCGTGAGGCTAGCAGCCGTGAGCTCATCTGCCCGCCATCGTCGGAGCGATGATGCGACGGCGGAAGAAGATCAAGAACAAGGGCACGTCTCGCTAGACAGCTACGTGCGGCAGGCAAGCGAGCCAGCCACCATGAACACCGACCACGAGCAGCGTAACGATGGCGAGAACCAGAACCGCCGGGCGGCTCGCCGTCGCAGTCGTAAGCAGCGGGACCAGCTGCTTGCACCCAAGATTCTAGACGCGCTCATGGAGCTGTTCATAGATTTTCCTGCGCCCTACGCTCGCCGTCTTGGCTACCTCAGGTCCTTCATGGCGCTCCACAGCTACGACGCCTACTACGATCTGTGCAATCTTCTGGACTTAGCATTCCAGTTTTTCTACACCAAGAAAAACGCCGCCTACACCACCGCCGGCGTCTTCCTATGGTCGCTCAATTTCATGCTGGcgatcaccgccgccgcgggcttCGACGGGCTTGACAGCAACAAGGCCGGCCTTGACAGGGACGATGTCAGGGTAACCTACATCCTTCTATGCTCTGCCATCGCCATGGAATTCAGTACCCTTCTTTGGCTGGCCGACGCGAAATGGGTGCCATTGTGGATGCTTCCGCCGGAAATGCAGCGCACCGTTGTGCAGCTCAACCTCATCGGCTTCGCCGCCCGCAGCCGATGGCCGACGACGCCGATGCGGATAGCCGCCTTGTTCGGGTGCAAGAACTATGTCAACCAGCACTGGTACCTCGAGCACCGCTCCTCAACTGCAAGAACAGTGGAGTTCATCCGCAGAGACGTGAAACACGGGTGGGCGGAGCTACGCAGCGCCGGCGACTACCGGAGATTCAGTGACCGGCGAGGCCAGTGGACTCTCCGGCGGGAGCTATGCTCCCGAGAGCTCGGATGGAGCGTGACGGAGCTGCCCTTCGAcgaggccgtcgtcgtctGGCACGTCGCCACGACCATGTGCCTTCACTGCACGGACatcccgccggcggccgctgACGCCGacgagcgcgccgccgcggcgtgctCGATGGAGATATCCAACTACATGATGTACCTGCTCCTGTTCCAGCCGGGCATGCTGATGCCCGGCACCCAACAGAGCCTCTTCGCCGTGGCCTGCCGCGAGATCAGGCACGCCCTGGGGGACCGGGTCTTCAGGCAGCGTCTCAGCGAGAGAGATCTTGCGCGgtggctcgccggcggcgacgagcccACCGCGGCcgaagagggaggaggaggaggccgccatCTCGCAGATGCCCGCAGGCTCGCCGGAGCGGTGATGCGGCTGGATGCTGGCAGGAGGTTGAGGGTTATCGGTGGGGTGTGGGTGGAGATGATATGCTACTCCGCGAGCAGATGCAGGGGGTTCTTGCACAGCAAGAGCttgggcgccggcggcgagttcCTCACCGTCGTCTGGCTCCTGCTCCACCGCATGGGCATGGAGAGCTTGGCGGACAAGCTCCAGAGGCCGGAGCTTCCTGAACCGGCCGATGCTGCTGGAGAGTAA
- the LOC102705820 gene encoding protein PALE CRESS, chloroplastic, which translates to MAAAAPALPAFLRPRPSSSLPSTSSPSRGRLSWRPASPPPLSRSALRTVRLLPAPSAVEEAKGAAAEAEAEAEAEEVELEGMPQEYYDEEWQARQQEETKEWHAYRQKEEAEEERIVDGYREIGMRLKAYPQEEVRKARILVSSFIRAGEDIEEEIEKAAERGELTELVLMVIWNRLDVARRDDERDAIRSLDLLYRRVETEILRSEATPAMRLLNDLLNLHDGSDDGKWLKKCKKHMLEVFPREDPFTMVFPPGFNMEKHQGQIKLPPQDDDVLLRVDFIREVDELLKEVQAAQENNKVPTSNDPEAVATKLKHQEKLRTLRQVESLLELATSLKW; encoded by the exons atggccgccgcggcgcccgcgCTGCCGGCGTTCCTCCGGCCACGGCCCTCCTCGTCTCTCCCCTCAACCAGCTCGCCTTCCCGCGGCCGCCTCTCATGGCGCcctgcttctcctcctcctcttagCCGGAGCGCTCTCCGCACCGTCAGGCTGCTCCCTGCCCCCTCAG CTGTGGAGGAGGCCAagggcgccgcggcggaggcggaggcggaagcggAAGCCGAGGAGGTGGAGCTGGAAGGGATGCCGCAGGAGTACTACGACGAG GAATGGCAAGCTCGTCAGCAGGAAGAGACTAAGGAGTGGCATGCATATCGGCAGAAAGAGGAAGCTGAGGAAGAAAGAATAGTAGATGGATACCGTGAAATAGGCATGCGTTTGAAAGCTTATCCTCAGGAAGAAGTTCGCAAAGCCCGTATTTTGGTTTCAAGTTTTATAAGAGCTGGTGAAGATATTGAAGAG GAAATTGAGAAGGCTGCTGAAAGAGGAGAGCTTACTGAACTTGTTCTTATGGTCATATGGAATCGACTTGATGTTGCCCGTCGTGAT GACGAAAGGGATGCCATCAGAAGCCTTGATCTCTTATACAGAAGGGTAGAG ACAGAAATTTTAAGGAGTGAAGCAACTCCTGCTATGAGATTACTCAATGACCTTCTGAATCTTCATGATGGATCAGATGATGGCAAGTGGTTAAAGAAATGTAAAAAACATATGCTTGAAGTTTTTCCTAGAGAAGACCCGTTCACCATGGTCTTTCCTCCTGGTTTCAACATGGAGAAA CATCAAGGGCAGATCAAACTGCCACCTCAGGATGATGACGTGCTTCTAAGAGTTGACTTCATCAGGGAAGTTGACGAGCTTTTGAAAGAAGTACAGGCTGCTCAGGAAAATAACAAGGTCCCAACTAGTAATGACCCAGAAGCTGTTGCGACCAAGTTGAAGCATCAAGAGAAGCTGCGGACTTTACGTCAAGTGGAATCTCTCTTGGAACTAGCAACCTCCCTGAAATGGTGA
- the LOC102706106 gene encoding isoamylase 2, chloroplastic, which yields MASLPAPPAPLGSCPRGVVVPPSRRSLRRCGTGLARAGAARSWYRFRTDDDGVVDVAVSGEERDGGGGGYAVSVEVPRLPGARGREGGLVLRASGSGEGVPLAPAAGGASLAAELSFDAPRAPFYLSFLLTDAAGAEILTHRKTSFRVPVGVGPGSPAPLGMSISGDGAVNFAVYSKNANAVSLYLYASGGGGEPALEIDLDPYVHRTGSVWHVSLASVEGYASYAFCCGGIRRPLLDPYAKVIGDFVAGNSVYDEGVTAPSMRCFASLASVPSYNWGRARHPRLPLEKLVVYRANVALFTKDKSSGLPDDAAGTFSGFCAKIEHFRSLGVNAILLEPVFPFHQVKGPYFPYHFFSPMNLYSSEGSSVSAINSMKDIVKAMHKNGIEVLLEVVFTHTAEGESECQTISMRGIDNPSYYIANGMAGCKASVLNCNQPVTQRLILDSLRHWVLDFHVDGFCFINAPFLLRDPGGEYLSRPPLLEAIAFDPVLSDTKIIADPWSPLDISNVQFLFPHWKRWAEMNTRFSIDVRKFLKREALISDLATRLCGSGDLFSTRGPAFSFNYVSRNSGLSLVDLVSFSNDDLASESSWNCGEEGPSENNVVLQTRLRQIRNFLFILFVSLGVPVLNMGDECGHSAAGSVSYKDRGPLNWRGMMTTFVKEITGFISFLTALRSRRGDIFQRREFLKLENIHWYGSDLSEPGWDDPTSNFLCMHINAEVDEMAADSVRGDLYICFNANEESMSATLPALAEGSIWLRLVDTSLAFPGFFATECNPKVQQMLGLSSYHVEGHTCVLFESKRALA from the coding sequence ATGGCgtccctccccgcgccgcccgcgccgcttGGATCCTGCCCCCGCGGCGTGGTCGTCCCGCCTTCCCGCCGCTCGCTCCGTCGGTGCGGTACGggcctcgcccgcgccggcgccgcgcgttcgtGGTACCGCTTCCggaccgacgacgacggcgtggtgGACGTGGCGGTCTCCGGGGAGGAGCGGgacggcgggggagggggttACGCGGTGTCCGTCGAGGTGCCGCGCCTGCCTGGCGCTCGCGGGCGGGAGGGCGGGCTAGTGCTCCGCGCCTCGGGGTCCGGCGAGGGCGTCCCGCTGGCGCCGGCCGCTGGCGGGGCATCCCTCGCGGCCGAGCTCTCCTTCGACGCGCCCCGCGCGCCCTTCTACCTCTCGTTCCTGCTGACCGATGCGGCGGGGGCGGAGATACTGACGCACCGCAAGACGAGCTTCCGCGTGCCGGTCGGCGTCGGGCCGGGCAGCCCGGCGCCGCTCGGCATGTCCATCTCCGGCGACGGGGCCGTCAACTTCGCGGTCTATAGCAAGAATGCCAATGCCGTTTCTCTCTACCTCtacgccagcggcggcggcggcgagcccgcGCTGGAGATCGACCTTGACCCGTACGTCCACCGAACTGGCAGTGTCTGGCATGTCTCTCTGGCTAGCGTCGAGGGGTACGCCAGCTATGCCTTCTGCTGCGGTGGCATCCGCCGCCCGCTGTTGGACCCCTACGCCAAGGTGATCGGCGACTTCGTCGCTGGCAACTCTGTTTACGACGAGGGTGTCACTGCGCCGTCGATGAGGTGCTTCGCTTCGTTGGCGAGTGTGCCGAGCTACAATTGGGGCAGGGCCAGGCACCCACGTCTGCCATTGGAGAAGCTCGTGGTGTACCGGGCAAATGTGGCTTTGTTCACAAAGGACAAGTCGAGTGGTCTTCCGGATGATGCTGCCGGCACTTTCTCTGGATTTTGTGCAAAGATAGAACATTTCAGGAGCCTTGGTGTCAATGCAATTTTGCTGGAACCAGTGTTCCCATTTCATCAGGTGAAAGGACCTTATTTCCCGTACCATTTCTTTTCGCCAATGAACTTGTATAGCAGTGAAGGTTCTAGTGTTTCAGCTATCAATTCTATGAAGGATATAGTTAAGGCAATGCATAAAAATGGAATAGAGGTCCTCTTGGAGGTGGTTTTTACACACACTGCTGAAGGAGAATCGGAGTGTCAGACGATATCAATGCGTGGCATTGACAATCCCTCGTATTACATTGCCAATGGGATGGCCGGATGCAAAGCAAGTGTATTGAATTGCAATCAGCCCGTGACTCAGAGGCTGATTTTGGACAGTCTCCGTCATTGGGTGCTTGATTTCCATGTTGATGGGTTTTGCTTCATCAATGCCCCTTTCCTTCTCAGAGATCCGGGTGGTGAATATTTATCTCGTCCACCCCTTCTTGAGGCAATAGCTTTTGACCCAGTTCTTTCCGATACAAAGATCATTGCAGATCCTTGGTCTCCACTCGACATATCCAACGTGCAATTTCTGTTCCCTCACTGGAAAAGATGGGCTGAGATGAACACTAGATTCTCTATTGATGTGCGCAAATTTTTGAAGAGAGAAGCACTTATTAGTGATCTTGCTACACGTTTGTGTGGCAGTGGAGACCTATTCTCCACCAGAGGTCCAGCATTTTCGTTCAATTATGTATCAAGGAATTCAGGACTCTCTCTTGTTGATTTGGTGAGTTTCAGCAATGATGATCTTGCCTCTGAGTCAAGCTGGAATTGTGGTGAAGAAGGTCCATCGGAGAACAATGTGGTCCTTCAGACAAGGCTAAGGCAGATACGCAACTTCTTATTTATTCTATTTGTGTCTCTTGGTGTTCCTGTCCTGAACATGGGAGATGAGTGCGGGCACTCCGCTGCTGGTTCAGTATCATACAAGGATAGAGGGCCTCTGAACTGGAGAGGCATGATGACCACTTTTGTTAAGGAAATTACTGGATTCATTTCGTTTCTAACTGCACTCAGGAGTCGGCGAGGCGATATCTTTCAGAGAAGGGAATTCCTAAAACTCGAGAATATACATTGGTACGGGAGTGATCTATCTGAACCAGGATGGGATGATCCAACCAGCAACTTCCTTTGCATGCACATAAATGCTGAGGTTGATGAAATGGCGGCAGATTCAGTCAGAGGCGACCTGTACATCTGTTTCAATGCAAACGAGGAATCAATGAGTGCTACCTTGCCTGCTCTTGCAGAAGGATCCATCTGGTTACGCTTGGTTGATACATCACTTGCATTTCCAGGTTTCTTTGCAACCGAATGTAACCCTAAAGTGCAACAAATGCTAGGATTATCCTCTTATCATGTGGAAGGGCACACGTGTGTCTTGTTTGAATCAAAGAGGGCTCTTGCCTAG
- the LOC102716968 gene encoding CSC1-like protein At4g02900: protein MGSLTDIGVAAGINILSALGFLLAFAVLRIQPINDRVYFPKWYLKGTRSSPRHLGNVFSKFVNADLSTYIRFLNWMPAALQMPEPELIEHAGLDSAVYVRIYLLGLKIFVPIAVLAFIVLVPINWTSGTLENEKSLSYDQIDKLSISNLGKGSKRFWAHIVMAYVFTFWTFYILYREYKVVTTMRLRFLANQNRRADQFTVLVRNVPPDPDETVSEHVEHFFAVNHRDHYLSHQTVYNANTLAGLVEKKKGLQNWLVYYENQHAKNPAKKPTMKTGLWGLWGKRVDAIEHYTTAIEELCKQEDEERQKVMTDPNAIMPAAFVSFKSRWGAAVCAQTQQTSNPTMWLTEWAPEPRDVFWPNLAIPFVELSVRRLIMAVALFFLTFFFMIPIAIVQSLANLDDIERMLPFLKPIIERNSLKSIVQGFLPGIALKIFLILLPTILMTMSKIEGHTSLSGLDRRTASKYYLFLFVNVFLGSVITGTAFQQLNNFIHQSANKIPEIVGESIPMKATFFITYVMVDGWAGVAAEVLRLKALVMFHIKNTFLVRTERDREQAMDPGSLDFGTTEPRIQLYFLLGLVYAVVTPILLPFIIVFFSLAYLVFRHQIINVYTQQYESGAQFWPDVQRRLVIALIVSQILLLGLLSTQEAEKSTVTLIPLPVLSIWFHHFCKGRFEPAFIKFPLQDAMVKDTLERANDPTLNLREYLKDAYVHPVFHKNDIYELVAIDEEEKNPLVATKRQSRMNTPVDSKFNSSSGINEGEFSRMAPT from the exons atgGGTTCTCTCACGGACATTGGCGTCGCGGCAGGAATAAACATACTATCCGCGTTGGGCTTTCTTCTTGCATTTGCAGTTCTCAGGATACAGCCTATCAACGACAGGGTATATTTTCCAAAATGGTACCTCAAAGGGACAAGAAGCAGCCCAAGACACCTGGGAAATGTCTTCTCAAAGTTTGTCAATGCTGATCTTTCGACATACATACGGTTCCTGAATTGGATGCCTGCAGCGCTGCAAATGCCTGAACCTGAGTTGATTGAGCATGCAGGTCTCGACTCCGCAGTATATGTCCGCATATATCTTCTTGG gttaaaaatatttgtgccCATTGCTGTGCTAGCCTTCATTGTTCTAGTTCCTATCAACTGGACTAGTGGAACTTTGGAGAACGAAAAGAGTCTCAGTTATGATCAAATTGATAAGCTTTCAATATCTAATCTTGGGAAAGGGTCTAAAAG ATTTTGGGCACACATAGTAATGGCCTATGTATTCACGTTTTGGACGTTTTACATTCTGTATCGTGAATACAAGGTTGTAACAACCATGAGATTGCGCTTTCTTGCAAATCAGAACCGTCGAGCTGATCAGTTCACG GTCCTGGTGAGAAATGTACCACCTGACCCAGATGAAACAGTTAGTGAGCATGTTGAGCACTTCTTTGCTGTCAATCATCGTGATCATTATCTCAGTCACCAG ACTGTATACAATGCAAACACCCTTGCCGGTTTGGTTGAGAAGAAGAAAGGCTTGCAAAATTGGCTGGTCTACTACGAAAACCAGCATGCCAAAAACCCAGCCAAAAAACCAACTATGAAG ACAGGATTATGGGGCCTTTGGGGGAAAAGGGTGGATGCTATAGAACACTACACAACTGCAATTGAGGAGTTATGCAAACAG GAAGATGAGGAGAGACAGAAGGTGATGACTGATCCTAATGCTATTATGCCAGCAGCATTTGTATCTTTCAAAAGCCGCTGGGGAGCTGCTGTttgtgctcaaacacaacagACAAGCAACCCAACGATGTGGCTTACCGAGTGGGCCCCAGAACCTCGGGATGTTTTCTGGCCTAATCTCGCAATCCCTTTCGTCGAGCTCTCAGTTAGGAGGCTTATCATGGCTGTTGCACTCTTCTTTCTGACCTTTTTCTTCATGATACCAATTGCAATTGTCCAATCGTTGGCAAACCTAGATGACATTGAACGGATGCTTCCTTTCCTGAAACCCATAATAGAAAG AAATTCATTGAAGTCAATTGTGCAAGGTTTCTTGCCAGGAATCGCATTGAAAATCTTCCTTATACTTCTCCCAACAATTCTTATGACCATGAGCAAGATTGAAGGTCATACATCACTATCTGGACTGGACAGGAGGACAGCGTCGAAGTATTACCTGTTCCTTTTTGTCAATGTATTCTTGGGGAGTGTAATAACTGGAACAGCATTCCAACAGCTCAACAATTTTATCCATCAGTCAGCTAACAA AATTCCAGAGATTGTCGGAGAATCCATCCCCATGAAAGCTACATTTTTCATCACATACGTAATGGTTGATGGTTGggctggtgttgctgctgagGTTCTTAGGTTGAAAGCGCTGGTCATGTTCCATATAAAGAATACTTTCTTGGTCAGAACTGAGCGAGACCGAGAGCAGGCCATGGACCCTGGAAGCCTGGACTTTGGCACAACAGAACCAAGAATACAATTGTACTTTCTGCTTGGGCTTGTATATGCTGTTGTGACACCAATTCTTCTACCTTTCATCATAGTGTTCTTTAGCCTTGCCTATCTTGTATTCAGACACCAG ATCATTAATGTCTACACTCAGCAATATGAGAGTGGCGCACAATTCTGGCCAGATGTCCAAAGACGACTAGTTATAGCATTGATAGTATCACAAATCCTCCTGTTGGGACTGCTGAGCACACAGGAAGCAGAGAAGTCCACTGTCACTCTTATTCCTCTTCCTGTACTGTCCATATGGTTCCACCATTTTTGCAAGGGCCGCTTCGAGCCAGCATTTATAAAGTTCCCCTTGCAG GATGCAATGGTAAAGGACACACTGGAACGGGCAAATGATCCAACCCTGAATTTGAGAGAGTACCTGAAGGATGCATATGTGCACCCAGTGTTCCATAAAAATGACATATACGAGCTTGTTGCCATTGATGAGGAAGAGAAGAACCCCCTTGTGGCCACAAAGCGCCAATCGCGAATGAACACACCAGTAGATAGCAAATTCAATTCCAGTTCTGGCATTAATGAAGGAGAGTTCAGTCGAATGGCTCCTACCTGA
- the LOC121054481 gene encoding pentatricopeptide repeat-containing protein At1g09900-like produces MHYPSRRLPRLFLRCLSSGPHRDHRFLLRFAALAKELSDRPRAPPPPTRPRSPHPYDYNRLMSAHAESGGDGGAGADRALHLLDEMRGLLGRRPDAACFTTVAAALSSASRPGAALAVLDAMAADGVKPDAAACTVLVGVYACRLQQFDSAYGVVHWMGANGVAPDVVTYSTLISGLCSAGQVAEALGVLDLMLEEGYQPNAHTYTPIMHAYCASGRMHEAKRLLNTMITSGCVPSTATYNVLVEALCKVRAFKEVDALLEESSAKGWAPDAITYSSYMDGLCKAGRIDKSFALVEKMLSNGLQPNEVTLNILLDGVCRSSTAWSAKHLLECSTELGWNVNVVNYNTVMRRLCDERRWLSVVKLFTDMTKKGIAQNSWTFNIVIHSLCKLGRLHKAFCLLESKEFVATVITYNTLIRHRSVTGKANEVFLLLHKMIGEGIAPNDITYSLVIDCLLLYEV; encoded by the exons ATGCACTACCCCTCccgtcgcctccctcgcctCTTCCTCCGCTGCCTTTCCTCCGGCCCCCACCGAGACCACCGGTTCCTCCTCCGCTTCGCCGCCCTCGCGAAGGAGCTCTCCGACCGGCCCCGGGCCCCGCCTCCCCCGACCCGCCCGCGGTCCCCGCACCCCTACGACTACAACCGCCTCATGTCCGCGCACGCGGAGTcgggaggagacggcggcgctggcgcggACCGCGCGCTCCACCTGCTCGACGAAATGCGCGGTCTCCTCGGGCGCCGCCCCGACGCCGCCTGCTTCACCACGGTCGCCGCGGCGCTCTCGTCCGCGTCCCGGCCGGGCGCGGCGCTTGCCGTGCTCGACGCCATGGCTGCGGATGGCGTCAAGCCCGATGCCGCGGCGTGCACGGTGCTTGTTGGGGTGTACGCCTGCCGCCTGCAGCAGTTCGACTCTGCGTACGGGGTTGTGCACTGGATGGGGGCGAATGGTGTGGCCCCCGACGTGGTCACCTACTCGACGTTGATATCTGGGCTGTGCAGTGCCGGGCAGGTGGCTGAAGCTCTGGGCGTGCTGGACTTGATGCTGGAGGAAGGATACCAACCCAATGCGCACACATATACACCTATCATGCACGCATATTGTGCGAGTGGGAGGATGCATGAGGCCAAGAGACTGTTGAACACGATGATTACCAGTGGTTGTGTTCCAAGTACAGCTACTTACAATGTCTTGGTTGAAGCTCTCTGCAAGGTTCGGGCTTTCAAGGAGGTAGATGCCCTTCTTGAGGAGAGCAGTGCAAAAGGGTGGGCACCAGATGCAATCACATATAGCAGTTATATGGATGGGCTATGCAAAGCTGGCAGAATTGACAAGAGCTTCGCATTGGTTGAAAAGATGCTATCCAACGGTTTGCAACCTAATGAGGTGACTCTAAATATCCTTCTTGATGGTGTTTGTCGTAGCTCAACTGCATGGTCTGCAAAACACCTTTTGGAGTGCAGCACAGAGCTTGGGTGGAATGTGAATGTTGTCAATTATAACACTGTGATGAGGAGGCTTTGTGATGAGCGGAGATGGTTGTCTGTTGTCAAACTTTTCACTGACATGACCAAGAAAGGCATTGCTCAAAATAGCTGGACATTCAACATTGTTATCCACAGCCTCTGTAAATTGGGGAGACTTCATAAAGCGTTTTGTCTGCTGGAAAGCAAAGAATTTGTAGCTACCGTTATCACATACAATACTTTAATCCGTCATCGCAGTGTTACCGGGAAAGCCAATGAAGTTTTCCTCTTGCTTCATAAGATGATTGGGGAGGGCATTGCTCCCAATGACATCACCTACAGTCTTGTGATTGATTGTCTCT TATTGTACGAGGTCTAA